In one Thermotoga sp. genomic region, the following are encoded:
- a CDS encoding radical SAM protein: MVLRASVGTLQKLKGKIRFNMDTAYLMLGERCVYDCLYCAQARSSTSPSYLLSRVVWKEISSDLFDELNSRFKRVCIQVVSQPGYKEALHRIVPRFTIPVSVSVRPAGLEEVVKYFELGADRVGIAVDVPNKDLFEKIRGGKYERHLSVLEKASEMFPGRITTHVIVGLGESDRDIIEFFLWTRERKITFSLFAFTPIKGTALEKKERPSLERYRKVQLATYLLEKNLITLEDIIFDQSGRIIDVKWFGGVPEEAFRTRGCPHCTRPYYNESPRGPIYNAHWR; the protein is encoded by the coding sequence ATGGTACTCAGGGCCTCAGTAGGAACACTTCAAAAGTTGAAAGGCAAAATCCGGTTCAACATGGACACAGCGTACCTCATGCTCGGTGAGAGGTGTGTCTACGACTGTCTTTACTGTGCCCAAGCGAGGTCTTCTACCTCTCCTTCGTACCTCCTCTCCCGCGTTGTCTGGAAAGAAATCTCCAGCGATCTTTTCGATGAATTGAACTCTCGTTTCAAGAGGGTGTGTATTCAGGTCGTTTCTCAACCAGGTTACAAGGAGGCCCTTCATCGCATCGTTCCGAGGTTCACGATACCCGTCTCTGTGAGTGTGAGACCAGCCGGTTTAGAGGAAGTAGTGAAGTATTTCGAACTAGGAGCCGACAGAGTAGGAATCGCTGTGGACGTCCCCAACAAGGATCTTTTTGAAAAAATAAGGGGTGGAAAATACGAAAGACACCTTTCCGTTCTCGAAAAAGCCTCAGAGATGTTCCCGGGGAGGATCACAACGCACGTCATAGTAGGTCTGGGAGAGAGTGACAGAGATATCATCGAATTTTTTCTCTGGACAAGAGAAAGAAAAATTACGTTCTCCCTCTTTGCTTTCACACCCATAAAAGGTACTGCCTTGGAGAAGAAAGAAAGACCTTCCCTCGAGCGTTATAGAAAAGTTCAGCTTGCAACCTATCTTCTTGAAAAGAATCTGATAACACTAGAAGATATCATTTTCGATCAGAGTGGTAGAATTATCGACGTTAAATGGTTTGGTGGTGTTCCAGAAGAGGCGTTCAGAACAAGAGGATGTCCGCACTGCACACGTCCCTATTACAACGAAAGCCCAAGAGGTCCTATCTACAACGCGCACTGGAGGTGA
- a CDS encoding DUF4899 domain-containing protein, producing the protein MDLYFVKFRATSKLTSEVVQGYFLGKLNQIPEYDFFVVPGRYAKKYSVDLTGSFEDFLEDFRAKKEKALKEVLEGSALTDEFFDFWLIQSRRQNLRLIGSELFRLTESGDYEALKVFISDILREWSEKVEVEVVATPLNFEDVSLEVVKQHFEELSTETVFSVLQREDLKNLPEIFPVLDPLNGVTIKEIDVEDVVDFVILNYGSGEFSEKFKSFLREKFGTENVASLPGRLVSKELIRTKNGNFYLLKIEFDEGIYGKAMVSPNLKIKYGENRVKTSDEEWMEKIGEILEGERTSKEEEKLHSRKYVQSVRTVTSSDFFLAFILALLVMGILLIMSYLLFS; encoded by the coding sequence GTGGATCTTTACTTTGTGAAGTTCAGGGCAACTTCAAAGTTGACATCGGAGGTCGTTCAAGGCTACTTTCTTGGAAAACTGAATCAGATTCCCGAATACGATTTCTTCGTTGTTCCTGGTCGATATGCGAAGAAGTATTCCGTCGACCTCACCGGAAGCTTCGAGGATTTTCTCGAAGATTTCAGGGCAAAAAAAGAGAAAGCCTTGAAAGAGGTTTTGGAGGGCTCTGCTTTGACGGACGAGTTCTTCGATTTCTGGTTGATCCAGTCTAGAAGACAGAACCTTCGTCTTATCGGTAGTGAGTTGTTCAGACTGACTGAAAGTGGTGATTACGAAGCTTTAAAAGTGTTCATCTCCGATATCCTCAGAGAATGGTCTGAGAAGGTCGAGGTGGAAGTTGTTGCTACTCCTTTAAACTTCGAAGACGTGTCTCTCGAAGTGGTAAAACAACATTTCGAAGAACTCTCAACAGAAACGGTGTTCAGCGTTCTTCAAAGGGAGGATCTTAAAAACCTCCCCGAGATCTTTCCTGTTCTCGATCCCCTGAACGGTGTCACCATAAAAGAGATAGACGTTGAAGACGTGGTGGACTTCGTGATTCTCAACTACGGAAGTGGAGAATTTTCCGAAAAATTCAAGAGTTTCCTCAGGGAAAAGTTTGGAACGGAAAACGTGGCGAGCCTACCGGGAAGGTTGGTATCGAAAGAACTCATAAGAACGAAAAATGGTAACTTTTACCTTCTGAAGATTGAATTTGACGAGGGTATCTACGGAAAGGCCATGGTGTCTCCAAACCTGAAGATAAAGTACGGGGAAAATAGAGTGAAGACATCCGACGAAGAGTGGATGGAAAAGATCGGAGAAATACTGGAGGGGGAGAGAACATCGAAAGAAGAGGAAAAGTTGCACTCGAGAAAGTACGTACAATCCGTTCGGACAGTGACGAGTTCGGATTTTTTCCTGGCGTTCATTCTGGCTTTGCTCGTGATGGGGATTCTTCTGATTATGTCCTATCTTCTCTTCAGCTAG
- a CDS encoding glucose-1-phosphate adenylyltransferase codes for MGNVVAMILAGGQGARLGVLTERIAKPAVPFGGKYRLIDFTLSNCVNSGIYRVGVLTQYRPHVLAKHIGIGRPWDLDRKDGGVEILPPYVGRNESDWYKGTANAVYQNLEFLEENDAELVLVLSGDHVYAMNYNDLIDYHLLKGADGTIACMEVPLEEASRFGIIITDVEGRIVDFEEKPLRPRSNLASLGIYVFNYEFLKKVLIEAENDPNSSHDFGKDVIPKILKENKGSLYAYRFDGYWRDVGTLRSYWEANLELVLPVPSFNLYDPNWRFFTHSEEMPPAYVAPEAKTSISLVSEGAEVYGEVFNSVIFQGVRIGRGTVVKNSVIMTRTEIGENSHLENVIVAENVKIGNNVRMGVGEDAENRLDPKIYTGLLTVVGMNSTIPDDVIIGKNCVIGVGVKPKDFKTKKLESGDYVLSGEEW; via the coding sequence ATGGGAAACGTGGTTGCAATGATCTTGGCAGGCGGACAGGGAGCGAGGCTGGGTGTTCTCACGGAAAGGATAGCAAAACCTGCTGTACCGTTTGGAGGGAAATACCGTCTCATAGATTTCACGCTGAGCAACTGTGTAAACTCCGGTATATACAGAGTTGGTGTGCTTACACAGTACAGACCGCACGTTCTGGCGAAGCACATAGGTATAGGCAGACCTTGGGATCTGGACAGGAAAGATGGAGGGGTCGAAATCCTGCCACCGTACGTTGGACGGAATGAATCCGACTGGTACAAAGGAACAGCGAATGCGGTGTATCAAAACCTGGAATTTCTGGAAGAGAACGACGCAGAACTCGTTCTGGTTCTCTCCGGTGACCATGTTTACGCCATGAACTACAACGATCTGATAGACTACCACCTGTTGAAAGGAGCAGACGGCACAATAGCCTGCATGGAGGTTCCGCTGGAAGAAGCAAGCAGATTCGGCATTATAATAACAGACGTTGAGGGAAGAATCGTGGATTTCGAAGAGAAACCTCTCAGGCCCCGTTCGAATCTTGCTTCTCTTGGGATCTACGTGTTCAATTACGAGTTTCTGAAAAAGGTTCTCATAGAAGCTGAGAACGATCCAAACAGCTCACATGATTTCGGAAAGGATGTGATACCAAAGATTTTGAAGGAGAACAAAGGATCCCTCTACGCGTACAGATTCGATGGGTACTGGAGAGACGTGGGGACTCTCAGATCCTACTGGGAGGCAAACTTGGAGCTTGTGTTACCTGTGCCATCTTTCAACCTTTACGACCCAAACTGGAGATTTTTCACCCACTCTGAGGAGATGCCACCAGCCTACGTGGCGCCAGAGGCCAAAACTTCTATCTCCCTCGTTAGTGAAGGAGCAGAAGTCTACGGAGAGGTGTTTAACTCCGTGATCTTTCAAGGGGTGAGGATTGGAAGGGGTACCGTAGTGAAAAACTCTGTGATCATGACAAGAACGGAAATAGGGGAAAATAGTCATCTGGAAAACGTAATAGTCGCGGAAAATGTGAAGATAGGAAACAATGTGAGAATGGGTGTGGGGGAAGATGCTGAGAACAGACTCGACCCTAAGATATACACGGGGCTTTTAACGGTGGTGGGCATGAATTCAACGATCCCGGACGACGTGATAATTGGAAAAAACTGTGTCATAGGTGTTGGTGTGAAGCCCAAGGATTTCAAAACAAAGAAGCTAGAGTCGGGTGACTATGTTCTGTCTGGGGAGGAATGGTGA
- the glgD gene encoding glucose-1-phosphate adenylyltransferase subunit GlgD produces MRVLGLILAGGKSDRLWPLTKVRASAAVPVFGKYRAIDFTLSNMVNSGIRKVGILTQYNPRSLMDHLGAGKEWDLDRKSGGLFILQPYVGPNREVWYRGTADAIFQNMTILRRGEEDHVLIGSGDHIYKMIYRDMFNYHLRKRADITLLVKELDETYNLSEYGIVQLDRDMRVVEIEEKPIRPKGNIAFLGVYFLNKELLKELLYATAPQGRYDLLLDIVIPNLDRLKVYAYRFDGYWRNVKKGIREYYRINMDILKKEVRDELFYKNGKVYTKLKDLPPPKFTSTAVVENSLIADGSIIAGTVRSSVVFRNVRIKVGAIVENSIIMENTVVEEGAVLRNVIVDKNCIVREGRVVEGNGELPVFEKRAVL; encoded by the coding sequence ATGAGAGTGCTCGGTTTGATCCTTGCAGGAGGGAAGAGTGACAGGTTGTGGCCCCTGACAAAAGTCAGGGCCAGTGCTGCCGTTCCTGTTTTCGGAAAGTACAGAGCGATAGACTTCACACTGAGTAACATGGTGAACTCCGGCATCAGGAAAGTGGGTATTCTGACCCAGTATAATCCGAGGAGTCTCATGGATCATCTGGGCGCCGGGAAAGAGTGGGACCTGGACAGAAAGAGTGGTGGCCTTTTCATCCTCCAACCTTACGTTGGGCCGAACAGGGAAGTGTGGTACAGGGGGACGGCGGATGCCATCTTTCAGAACATGACAATATTGAGACGTGGAGAGGAAGATCATGTCCTCATAGGTTCGGGCGACCATATTTACAAGATGATTTACAGAGACATGTTCAACTACCATCTCAGAAAAAGAGCGGACATCACGCTCCTTGTGAAAGAACTGGACGAAACTTACAATTTGAGCGAGTATGGGATCGTACAGCTCGATCGAGACATGAGGGTTGTGGAGATAGAAGAAAAACCCATCAGACCGAAGGGTAACATCGCGTTTCTCGGAGTTTATTTTCTCAACAAAGAGCTTCTCAAAGAACTTCTCTACGCAACCGCTCCCCAGGGAAGGTACGATCTTCTCCTCGATATAGTGATTCCCAACTTGGACAGATTGAAAGTGTATGCTTACAGGTTCGACGGATACTGGAGGAACGTGAAGAAAGGAATCCGCGAGTACTACAGGATAAACATGGACATTCTGAAAAAAGAAGTCCGTGATGAACTGTTCTACAAAAATGGCAAGGTATACACGAAGTTGAAGGATCTTCCCCCCCCGAAGTTTACTTCGACTGCTGTCGTGGAGAACTCCCTGATAGCTGATGGAAGCATAATTGCCGGTACCGTGAGGAGCTCTGTTGTGTTCAGAAATGTCAGGATAAAGGTTGGTGCGATCGTAGAAAACTCGATAATCATGGAAAACACGGTTGTGGAGGAAGGAGCGGTTTTGAGGAACGTGATAGTCGATAAGAACTGTATTGTACGGGAAGGACGGGTCGTGGAGGGTAACGGAGAACTTCCCGTCTTCGAGAAGAGAGCTGTTCTGTGA
- a CDS encoding UDP-N-acetylmuramoyl-L-alanyl-D-glutamate--2,6-diaminopimelate ligase, protein MTISTIASILKDHILEVSAPMDLKISGISNHTSRVKKGDLFICRKGEKFDSHEIIPEVIEKGAVAVAVERKVNIDVPHILVFDSRYFEAKLASLFFEDPWKDTFTFGITGTNGKTTTTLMIYHMLTSIGMKGSVLTTVVKNILGKTYYDDITTPDAITILSAMKENRDGGGKFFALEVSSHALVQKRVEGVRFDVGIFTNISRDHLDFHGTFENYLKAKLHLLDLLKDDGFAVLNESLSDTFHRKVRKVTFGTSRNANYRLGNVEVSWEGTYFVLETPDGFLKVFTKAIGDFNAYNAAAAIAALHQLGFDPKELAESLESFTGVEGRFEVVKAAKKAGFNVIVDFAHSPDALEKLLRNVRKISRGRVIVVFGAGGNSDRGKRPMMSRVASNLADVVILTTDDPRGEDPEQIMEDLIKGVDKSKPYLVLFDRKEAIETALTIANRGDTVVVAGRGHERYQIISDERRIPFHDRDVIEEIVREKLRGRKFVQ, encoded by the coding sequence ATGACTATATCAACAATTGCCTCGATTTTGAAAGATCACATCCTGGAAGTTAGTGCCCCTATGGACCTAAAAATCTCCGGAATCTCCAACCACACCTCCAGAGTAAAGAAAGGAGATCTTTTCATCTGCAGAAAGGGAGAGAAATTCGACTCTCACGAGATAATTCCAGAGGTGATCGAAAAAGGAGCTGTGGCCGTTGCAGTAGAGAGAAAAGTGAACATTGATGTACCACACATCCTGGTCTTTGATTCAAGGTATTTTGAAGCAAAGCTGGCGAGTTTGTTCTTCGAAGATCCCTGGAAGGACACCTTTACTTTCGGTATCACAGGCACCAACGGAAAAACAACCACAACACTAATGATCTACCACATGCTCACGTCGATAGGTATGAAAGGAAGTGTTCTCACCACCGTGGTAAAGAACATCCTCGGAAAGACTTATTACGACGATATCACCACCCCCGATGCGATTACCATTCTCTCCGCCATGAAGGAGAACAGGGACGGCGGAGGAAAGTTCTTTGCTCTCGAAGTTTCCTCTCACGCTCTGGTCCAGAAGAGGGTGGAGGGTGTGAGGTTCGACGTTGGCATCTTCACCAACATATCGCGTGATCATTTGGATTTTCACGGTACCTTTGAGAACTACCTGAAAGCCAAACTCCACCTGCTCGATCTTCTGAAGGACGATGGTTTCGCCGTTTTGAACGAGTCTTTATCCGATACCTTTCATCGGAAGGTAAGGAAGGTCACCTTCGGTACATCCAGGAACGCTAATTACAGACTGGGGAACGTCGAAGTTAGCTGGGAAGGAACGTACTTTGTACTGGAAACACCGGATGGTTTCTTGAAGGTTTTCACAAAAGCCATTGGTGACTTCAACGCGTACAACGCGGCCGCTGCCATAGCTGCTCTCCATCAACTGGGGTTCGACCCGAAAGAGCTTGCCGAATCTCTCGAGAGTTTCACGGGAGTCGAGGGAAGATTCGAAGTTGTGAAAGCAGCAAAAAAGGCGGGGTTCAACGTTATCGTCGACTTTGCTCATTCACCTGATGCCCTGGAAAAGTTGTTGAGAAACGTTAGAAAGATATCGAGAGGAAGAGTGATCGTCGTGTTCGGTGCGGGAGGTAACAGCGACAGAGGGAAACGCCCCATGATGTCCAGAGTTGCCTCTAATCTTGCCGACGTGGTGATACTGACGACAGACGATCCCAGAGGAGAAGATCCAGAGCAAATAATGGAGGATTTGATAAAAGGGGTAGATAAGAGCAAACCCTATCTGGTGCTCTTCGATAGAAAAGAAGCCATAGAAACGGCCCTCACAATAGCAAACAGAGGTGATACAGTTGTCGTTGCTGGAAGGGGTCACGAGAGATACCAGATAATAAGCGATGAGAGGAGGATTCCGTTCCACGATAGAGACGTGATCGAAGAGATAGTGAGAGAAAAATTGAGAGGGAGGAAGTTCGTTCAGTGA
- the murF gene encoding UDP-N-acetylmuramoyl-tripeptide--D-alanyl-D-alanine ligase: protein MKELLGRRFVLNSKEVRKGDVFVAVKGKRFDGHDFIDEAIRHGAYAVIAEKAVVHSDRIVLVKNSVEALAELARLKLSGFPKTIIGITGSNGKTTTKEILYELLKKRKNVFKTPGNMNTEYGLPLSILNGYSGEEILVLEMAVNKVGDIAHLCSIAPPDVAVLLNVGSAHLEFFESRENIMEAKLEIVKHSKKDSVVVTLFDDLDLKKKVLLHRKKVMFFGTKGGDVVLKNWWYYRDFTISEYQTFKSPFTVKLPGFWNRGQLLNLAASLCVMEALGEKVNVLELSNLKTVPGRFNVEEVEGVRIVDDTYNASPEAFQMAIEALLRFPGRKFAVVGAMKELGKESKKLHERLGKQLDVLDGVYVFLAEPEARWIKTKKKVLETDSAEEIARDLSTRVRKGDVVLFKASRAVKIERVLKIFERKLKEG, encoded by the coding sequence GTGAAGGAACTTCTCGGAAGGAGATTCGTTCTGAACTCAAAAGAGGTGAGAAAAGGAGACGTTTTTGTCGCTGTGAAGGGAAAAAGATTCGACGGTCATGATTTCATAGACGAAGCCATACGGCACGGTGCCTATGCCGTTATCGCAGAGAAAGCAGTTGTACATTCAGACAGAATTGTTCTCGTCAAAAACTCGGTTGAAGCACTGGCAGAGCTTGCCCGTTTGAAACTGAGCGGGTTTCCGAAGACAATAATTGGAATAACGGGCTCGAATGGGAAAACGACAACAAAGGAAATTCTCTATGAACTTCTGAAAAAAAGAAAAAATGTCTTCAAAACACCCGGTAACATGAACACAGAGTATGGTCTTCCTCTTTCCATACTGAACGGGTACAGCGGAGAAGAAATCCTCGTCCTCGAAATGGCTGTAAACAAAGTGGGAGACATTGCACATCTGTGCAGCATAGCACCTCCTGACGTGGCAGTTCTCCTGAACGTAGGAAGCGCTCACCTAGAATTCTTTGAAAGCAGAGAAAACATCATGGAGGCCAAACTTGAGATCGTAAAACACTCGAAGAAAGACTCCGTTGTCGTCACACTCTTTGACGATCTTGACCTGAAGAAAAAAGTTTTGTTGCATAGGAAGAAGGTGATGTTTTTTGGAACGAAGGGTGGAGACGTCGTTCTGAAAAATTGGTGGTACTACAGGGACTTCACCATCTCAGAGTACCAGACATTCAAATCACCCTTCACAGTGAAACTACCAGGGTTCTGGAACAGAGGACAACTTCTCAACCTTGCCGCTTCGCTGTGTGTGATGGAAGCTCTGGGTGAGAAGGTGAACGTCCTCGAACTATCCAACTTGAAGACAGTTCCAGGAAGATTCAATGTGGAAGAAGTGGAGGGTGTGAGGATCGTCGACGATACCTACAACGCTAGTCCAGAAGCCTTTCAAATGGCGATAGAGGCACTCCTCAGATTTCCCGGTAGAAAATTTGCCGTCGTGGGAGCGATGAAAGAGCTGGGAAAAGAGTCAAAGAAACTCCATGAAAGGCTTGGAAAGCAGCTTGATGTTTTGGACGGTGTGTACGTGTTCTTGGCAGAACCCGAGGCAAGATGGATAAAAACCAAAAAGAAAGTTCTTGAAACGGACAGCGCAGAAGAAATCGCCAGAGATCTCTCCACAAGAGTCCGAAAAGGAGATGTCGTGCTCTTCAAAGCATCCAGAGCGGTTAAAATAGAAAGAGTTTTGAAAATCTTCGAAAGGAAGCTGAAGGAAGGATGA
- the mraY gene encoding phospho-N-acetylmuramoyl-pentapeptide-transferase, with translation MIAADFLLNLLLYPVLINLFKRKRVGQYIRKEGPDLHGYKEGTPTMGGVLFVLVSLLFGVLSKVDGVTLAGTFLFFLIGFLDDLLSIAKRNSTGLKAYQKALLQLVVASVVIVLVRPETTVDLFEIELEMGAWYYLFALVVIVGSSNAMNLTDGLDGLAGWVYISGTIPYWFFLKEKGFSERIMILLCAGVLAFLIFNSKPARIFMGDTGSITLGGTLGIVSVLTKTEFYLILFFPVLVVETLSVILQVLSFKIFKRRIFKMSPLHHHFELLGWKEEKIVAVFTAFNLVSSLIALEVFGVIG, from the coding sequence ATGATCGCGGCAGACTTTCTTTTGAACCTTTTGCTCTATCCGGTTCTGATAAACCTGTTCAAGAGGAAGAGAGTGGGACAGTACATAAGAAAAGAAGGTCCCGACCTTCATGGATACAAAGAAGGAACTCCAACCATGGGAGGTGTGCTGTTCGTCCTGGTCAGCCTCCTATTTGGAGTTCTTTCAAAAGTGGATGGTGTGACCCTTGCTGGGACATTTCTGTTCTTTCTCATCGGCTTCCTCGACGACCTTCTCAGCATCGCAAAGAGGAATTCCACCGGTCTGAAGGCATATCAAAAAGCTCTTCTCCAACTTGTTGTTGCCTCCGTTGTGATCGTCCTTGTACGACCTGAAACGACCGTCGATCTTTTTGAAATCGAGCTGGAGATGGGTGCGTGGTACTATCTATTCGCACTGGTTGTGATCGTGGGAAGCTCAAACGCCATGAACTTAACAGACGGACTGGACGGTCTCGCAGGTTGGGTTTACATCAGCGGAACCATCCCGTACTGGTTTTTTCTCAAAGAAAAGGGATTTTCAGAAAGAATCATGATCCTTCTGTGTGCGGGTGTTTTGGCGTTTCTTATCTTCAACTCCAAACCGGCCAGGATCTTCATGGGCGACACGGGATCGATCACTTTGGGGGGAACCTTGGGGATCGTTTCTGTTCTTACCAAGACAGAGTTCTACCTAATTCTGTTCTTCCCCGTTCTGGTGGTTGAAACACTGAGCGTGATCCTGCAGGTTCTGTCTTTCAAGATCTTCAAGCGAAGAATTTTCAAGATGTCACCCCTCCATCATCATTTCGAGCTTCTTGGTTGGAAAGAGGAAAAGATCGTGGCGGTTTTCACCGCTTTCAACCTGGTATCCTCCCTGATAGCCCTTGAAGTCTTCGGGGTGATAGGATGA
- the murD gene encoding UDP-N-acetylmuramoyl-L-alanine--D-glutamate ligase — protein sequence MRIGLLGFGKSNRALLKYLLKTEEIEIFVSEEKRLDDDTKRYLKEHDVDFEDGGHTEKLLSCDVVYVSPGVKPQSDIVKRLVASGVNISTELQFFLDKATEERVIGITGTNGKSTSAALLHHSLSHRGLRVFLGGNFGTPAVEALRENYDYYVLEVSSFQLFWCERPRVSKFVLLNVSEDHLDWHSSFEEYLKSKLKPAFFQEEKDVFVYNKGVEVLEDLSSVRSKKIPFWTESTFVEKEKLVIQGESFSLPEPYPHQMKENILAVSVLYKELFGDVERFLDSLRSFKPLPHRMEFLGKIRGRSFYNDSKATSTHAVLGALSNFDEVVLIMCGIGKEENYSAFVEKAKSKVKHLIVFGEIYRDLRPLLKDAPYSVVDDLEEAFERALEVSKEGDVILFSPGGASFDMYENYAKRGEHFREIFERYKEKEGRS from the coding sequence ATGAGGATCGGTCTTCTTGGGTTTGGAAAAAGCAACAGAGCCCTTCTGAAGTATCTCTTAAAGACTGAGGAAATTGAAATCTTTGTGAGCGAAGAGAAGAGGCTCGATGACGATACGAAGAGGTACCTAAAGGAACACGATGTCGATTTTGAAGACGGAGGGCACACCGAGAAACTTCTGAGCTGCGACGTTGTCTACGTTAGTCCCGGCGTGAAGCCCCAATCGGACATCGTCAAAAGACTGGTTGCAAGTGGTGTGAACATATCCACCGAACTTCAATTCTTCCTAGACAAGGCAACCGAAGAAAGGGTCATAGGTATCACCGGAACGAACGGAAAGAGCACTTCTGCTGCTTTGTTACATCACTCCCTTTCACACCGGGGTTTGAGGGTCTTCTTAGGAGGTAATTTCGGAACACCTGCCGTCGAGGCGCTCAGAGAAAATTACGACTACTACGTCCTGGAGGTGAGCAGTTTTCAGCTCTTCTGGTGTGAAAGACCCCGGGTCTCCAAGTTTGTACTTTTGAACGTATCGGAGGATCATTTGGACTGGCATTCTTCGTTCGAAGAATATCTCAAATCGAAATTGAAACCCGCATTCTTCCAGGAAGAAAAAGACGTATTCGTTTACAACAAGGGTGTCGAGGTTCTGGAAGATCTGAGCAGTGTGAGATCAAAGAAGATCCCGTTCTGGACAGAAAGTACTTTCGTTGAAAAAGAGAAGCTGGTCATTCAGGGTGAAAGTTTTTCCCTTCCAGAACCGTATCCTCACCAGATGAAGGAGAACATCCTGGCGGTCTCCGTTCTGTACAAGGAGCTTTTCGGTGATGTGGAGAGGTTCCTGGACTCTCTCAGAAGTTTCAAGCCTCTTCCTCACAGAATGGAGTTCCTTGGAAAGATAAGAGGAAGATCCTTCTACAACGATTCCAAAGCAACATCCACTCACGCGGTCCTGGGGGCTCTCTCGAACTTTGACGAGGTTGTGTTGATAATGTGCGGTATCGGGAAAGAAGAAAATTATTCCGCTTTTGTGGAAAAAGCAAAATCCAAAGTAAAGCACTTGATCGTATTCGGTGAGATATACAGGGATCTCAGGCCGCTTTTGAAGGATGCACCTTACAGCGTGGTTGATGACTTGGAGGAAGCATTCGAAAGGGCACTGGAGGTTTCCAAAGAGGGAGACGTGATCCTGTTCAGCCCGGGTGGTGCGAGTTTCGACATGTACGAAAACTACGCGAAGAGGGGAGAACACTTCAGAGAGATCTTCGAAAGATACAAAGAAAAGGAGGGTAGATCTTGA
- a CDS encoding FtsW/RodA/SpoVE family cell cycle protein, protein MNERSLVFFVIVLLCAGFMALSSFEMVQDYIKPASGRSVILNHLMKLTVALVFFVVFLYTDHRMLFSRPVIVGGYVLSIALLVVVLILPGGETRTHRWMNLGYFSFQPSELVKIYTILFLAWYVEKNQLFMKRLFRGFLKPLLLVSPFLFLILVEPDFSTFALLFLTVMLTLYVAETRGVYVLTFFSIALIFFVYTYRMGMLNNILRSYQIERLVSYLKGNVSEQVMRAVEAIRSGGTVGKGMVLGEEKLFVPVVTSDFILAIVGEELGYIGLGVILFSFYGLVHSLVKVVSRMQPIPSVKTFISGFAILIMLQVMVNVGVVSGIFPVTGVTLPLVSYGGSSLLATMIGFGIVGNMILESERE, encoded by the coding sequence TTGAACGAAAGGTCTCTTGTGTTCTTCGTCATCGTTCTTCTGTGCGCCGGCTTCATGGCTCTCAGCAGTTTTGAGATGGTACAGGACTACATAAAACCCGCCAGTGGACGTTCTGTGATTCTGAACCATCTCATGAAACTGACGGTGGCGCTCGTTTTCTTTGTAGTTTTCCTTTACACCGACCATAGGATGCTCTTCTCAAGACCGGTGATAGTGGGCGGATACGTTCTTTCTATAGCCCTACTGGTGGTTGTGCTGATTCTTCCAGGCGGGGAAACGAGGACACACAGGTGGATGAACCTTGGCTATTTTTCCTTTCAACCCTCTGAGTTGGTCAAAATATACACGATCCTCTTTTTGGCGTGGTATGTTGAAAAAAACCAGCTGTTCATGAAACGCCTATTCAGAGGTTTTCTGAAGCCTTTACTTCTGGTATCACCGTTTCTCTTTCTCATACTTGTGGAACCAGATTTCAGTACTTTTGCTTTGCTTTTTCTCACAGTTATGCTGACCCTCTACGTTGCCGAAACACGCGGCGTTTATGTCTTGACATTCTTTTCGATAGCACTGATTTTCTTCGTCTACACGTACAGAATGGGAATGTTGAACAACATCCTTAGGAGTTATCAAATAGAAAGACTCGTCTCTTACCTGAAAGGAAATGTTTCAGAACAGGTGATGAGAGCTGTCGAAGCGATAAGAAGTGGTGGAACTGTGGGAAAAGGTATGGTTTTGGGAGAGGAAAAGCTCTTCGTTCCGGTTGTAACCAGCGACTTCATACTGGCGATAGTTGGAGAAGAACTAGGTTACATCGGTCTTGGTGTGATCCTCTTTTCCTTCTATGGACTGGTACACAGTCTTGTGAAAGTGGTTTCCAGAATGCAACCGATACCTTCTGTTAAAACGTTCATCTCAGGCTTTGCAATTCTGATTATGCTTCAAGTGATGGTGAACGTTGGAGTCGTATCTGGTATCTTCCCAGTGACGGGGGTGACACTTCCACTGGTGAGTTACGGTGGAAGTTCCCTTCTTGCCACGATGATAGGGTTTGGAATAGTCGGTAACATGATTCTGGAGAGTGAAAGAGAATGA